Proteins found in one Chionomys nivalis chromosome 15, mChiNiv1.1, whole genome shotgun sequence genomic segment:
- the Arrdc3 gene encoding arrestin domain-containing protein 3, with protein sequence MVLGKVKSLTISFDCLNDSNVPVYSSGDTVSGRVNLEVTGEIRVKSLKIHARGHAKVRWTESRNAGSNTAYTQNYTEEVEYFNHKDILIGHERDDDNSEEGFNTIHSGRHEYAFSFELPQTPLATSFEGRHGSVRYWVKAELHRPWLLPVKLKKEFTVFEHIDINTPSLLSPQAGTKDKTLCCWFCTSGPISLSAKIERKGYTPGESIQIFAEIENCSSRMVVPKAAIYQTQAFYAKGKMKEVKQLVANLRGESLSSGKTETWNGKLLKIPPVSPSILDCSIIRVEYSLMVYVDIPGAMDLFLNLPLVIGTIPLHPFGSRTSSVSSQCSMNMNWLGLSLPERPEAPPSYAEVVTEEQRRNNLAPMSACDDFERALQGPLFAYIQEFRFLPPPLYSEIDPNPDQSSEDRPSCPSR encoded by the exons ATGGTGCTGGGAAAGGTGAAGAGTTTGACAATAAGCTTTGACTGTCTTAATGACAGCAATGTCCCCGTGTATTCTAGCggagacactgtctcaggaaGGGTGAATTTAGAAGTTACTGGGGAAATCAGAGTAAAATCTCTTAAAATTCATGCAAGAGGACATGCGAAAGTACGCTGGACTGAGTCTAGAAACGCCGGCTCCAATACTGCCTATACACAGAATTACACTGAAGAAGTAGAATATTTCAACCATAAAGACATCCTAATCGGGCACGAAAGAG ATGATGACAATTCTGAAGAAGGCTTCAACACTATTCATTCAGGAAGGCATGAATATGCGTTTAGCTTCGAGCTTCCACAGAC ACCACTTGCTACCTCATTCGAAGGCCGACACGGTAGTGTGCGCTATTGGGTGAAAGCTGAATTGCATAGGCCTTGGCTTCTACCAGTAAAATTAAAGAAGGAATTTACAGTCTTTGAGCATATAGATATCAACACTCCTTCATTACTG tcACCCCAAGCAGGCACAAAAGACAAGACACTCTGTTGCTGGTTCTGCACCTCAGGCCCCATATCCTTAAGTGCCAAAATCGAGAGGAAGGGCTACACCCCAG GTGAATCAATACAGATATTTGCCGAGATTGAGAACTGCTCCTCCCGAATGGTAGTGCCAAAGGCAGCCATTTACCAAACACAGGCTTTCTATGCCAAAGGGAAAATGAAGGAAGTCAAACAGCTTGTGGCAAACTTACGTGGAGAGTCCCTGTCGTCTGGGAAAACAGAGACGTGGAATGGCAAGCTGCTAAAAATTCCACCCGTTTCCCCCTCCATCCTTGACTGTAGTATAATCCGTGTGGAGTATTCACTAATG GTATATGTGGATATTCCTGGAGCTAtggatttatttcttaatttgccGCTTGTCATCGGTACCATTCCTCTTCATCCATTTGGTAGCAGAACCTCAAGTGTGAGCAGTCAGTGTAGTATGAACATGAACTGGCTTGGTTTATCCCTCCCGGAAAGACCTGAAG CTCCACCCAGCTATGCAGAAGTAGTAACCGAGGAACAAAGACGAAATAATCTCGCACCAATGAGTGCTTGTGATGATTTTGAGAGAGCTCTTCAAGGACCACTGTTTGCGTATATCCAGGAGTTTCGGTTCTTGCCACCTCCTCTTTATTCAGAG